GCAATTGTAACCAAACCCATCGAAGCCTGAAGCGCCAGCGAGGGGCAGTGCACACTGAAGTGACAACGAGGAGCCAAGCCAGTCCACGTGACAACACAAAATCGTGCACTTCTTCTTCGCTCCTGCATCCTTCTGGCTCACGGAAATCGCCCGAGAAGATTCCTGCAAACGCAGGACACCATCCATTCCCATTCACGAACACAGCGTTATATGGCTGCGCGAAACGCTCAGTGATTGGTGCGCCGTTGCATCTGATTCTTCGGATGGGATACAACGAAGCCTGCCTGCCGGACGTCGGTGGCCAAAGTGCAAATTCGTTGAGATGTCGGCTTTGCATGGCAGTCACACCATTTATGTTTGCTGAAGATTTCAGCTTCGCCCACCCATGTCGTTCGCTCGTCTTTCTTTGTGGAGCCGGAAATGTTCAACCTCCTTCCTCAACGGTTTCGAGATTGTGAAGGCGTCACGCGGCGGGGCATTCGACCAGCGATGTGAATTGCATTCTGGTGTGGACGCGGGGCGGGACCAGTCATCACGACACGTTCGATCCCAAGCCCAACGCACCGACCAGTGTTAAGGGTGAGTTCGGTGTGATTGACACGGCGGTTCCGGGAATTCAATTCACGGACATCCTGCCGAACATGGCGAAAGAACTGAACCGCTTCGCCGTACTCCGCAGTTGGAATCCGCAGAACGGCAGGGCAGTCACGGCATAGCCGATCAGTTTGTGATGTCGGGCCGAAAGTTTAATGCCGCTTTACACTACCCCACGTACGGTTCTGTGGTCAGTTGGCACAAAGGTTTTAAGAACGCACTGCCGCCGTTTGCGCAACTCGGAAGTTCTGTGGATCGACGGTTTGGCGGTGGGCTGGAGTTCCTGGTGGATCAGTTTTGGGAGCAACCGACGATGAAGGCAGTCGTCCTGTCCGCAATGAGTACCTGTCTGCCGACATCGCAGCGACGATTTACCACAAGCTTGGCCTGCGAACCGACCTGATTGCGCACTCGCCGGACGGTCGCCCTGTAAGATTAATCGAAGGGCATCCGATCGCGGAATGGTGCTGAGTTTTTCGCGAAGGCTTATCGGGGCCTTCGTTATGCGATCACGTCATGGATCGGTTCGCCAAAGTCTTTCTCCAGCCTTTTGCGCCCGGGAATCACCAGCTCGCGGGGATTTAGCCCGAGTTGATGCAGCAGCGTCGCGTGAATGTCGGTGACGTAGTGACGATCTTCGACGGCGTGGAATCCGATCTCGTCAGTTGCTCCGTGAGCAATGCCTCCTTTGATGCCGCCACCGGCCATCCAGACGGTGAAACCATACGGATGGTGGTCTCGACCGTTCGCATGTTGTGAACCAGGTGTGCGACCGAATTCACTGGCCCAGACAACCAGAGTTTCGTCAAGCAGTCCACGTTGCTTCAGATCGGCCAGTAACGCGCCGATTGGTTGGTCGACCTGTCGGCACAGCTTGGTGTGACTCGACTTTAAGCCCTTGTGAGCGTCCCACTGTCCGGCGCCACCATTGCTGCCGTGATACACCTGCACAAACCGCACGCCCCGTTCGACCAGGCGGCGCGCTGCCAGCATTTGCTGTCCGAACGGCTTCGTCTCTTTCTGATCCAGTCCATATTGAGACTGCGTTTCCTGAGTTTCGTCATCGAAACGCACAATGTCCGGAACGGCCATCTGCATTCGAAACGCCAGTTCGTAAGAACGAATTCTTGCTCGAATGGCATCGTCATCAGGATATTGCTCGGCTGTGATTCCGTTCAGTTTTCGCAGCAGATCAAACTCGCCAATCTGCTCTTCCTGGTACACGCCTTTCGGCGGCTTTGCGTAGGGCAGCGGGTTTGCTGGATCGAGGTTCAGTGGCACACCATCGTATTGCGGGCCGAGATAGTTGGCTCGATGTGCTTCCTGTCCGCCGCAACAGTCTGCGACAGGTGTTCCCATGACGACGAATTCCGGCAGGTTTTCGTTCAGTGAACCCAGCCCGTAATTCGCCCATGCCCCGATCGTCGGGAAGAAGCCATCGATGCGATGACGCCCGGTATGAAACTGCAGCTGAGCTCCGTGATTGCTGTCTTCCGTCCAGACGGACCGCACCAGACAGAGATCGTCGGCCTGCTGTGCGACGTGAGGCCACCAGTCGCTGATTTCCAGGCCGCTTTCTCCCCAGCGGCGATAAGACACCTGCAGCGGATATAGTTCGTTGCGAATGAAGCCATTGTTCGGGTCGAACGCGACGACTCGTTCGTTTTCCAGGTACGGCGATTCCAGCACGCCTTTGAATGGAGTTTCGTCGACCGTCATCCCGGCGTACTTGGTGAGCGCCGGCTTGGGGTCGAAGGATTCCATATGGCTGGTGCCACCGATCATGAACAACCAGATGACGCTTTTGGCTTTCGGTGCCAATCGCCGCATCGATGCGGGTACGGCTGCCGGAGCGTCCTGCTGCAGCATGCTGGCCGCGGCAATGCTGCCGATTCCGAGTCCCAGGTCGTTCAGGAAAGTTCGACGTGTGGGTTGATATGAATTCATTGGATCTTTCACTATCGAATCGTCACGAAGTCGTTGTGATTCATGAGGACATGGATCAGATTTTCTTTCGCCCTGAGATCGGGGTCGCCGGACGCTTCAACCAGTGCAACCTCTTTGCCTTCAAATTTCGTCAGGGACTCCGGCGATGACAGGACGGTCGCCTGCTGTTTTAGAAAACCGCGACATGCGATCGTTTCGCTGTCTGTCGGTGATCGAGCCAGCAGTTGCTTGAAGGCGAGTTGAATGAAATACGTTTCTGGCTGCTCACCATTTTGCGCTTCGTCCCACAGTGATCGTGCCAGGTTGCGAGATTCGGACAGGGACAACGTACTGTTCGCGAGTGCTAACGCCTGCTGAGGAATGATGCTTTCGGAGCGACGGTAACATTCGTTCGGTCCGGCAGCGTCAAACAGCACCAGCATTGTCATCTGCTTTTCGTAGGCGTGTCGAAAGTACACGCTTCGTCGCGGAATGGTTTCGCCGTCTGCGTAATCGATATCCGCCCCGCCCTGTTTCAGGTCAAGACTTCCGGCGACGTGCAGCACGCTGTCTCGGATGACCTCCGCATCAAGCCGCCGCACGTTGGCTCGCCAGTACAGCCGGTTGTCCGTATCGATCTTTTCGTTGGCCGTCGCCAGAGAAGCATCGGCAGAAGATTTGAGTTGCCAGGTGCGAGACGTGACGATCAGTCGGTGAATGTGCTTCATGCTCCACTGATGTTCCATCAGTTCGACGGCAAGCCAGTCGAGCAGATCGGCATGTTCAGGGCGAGGCGACCGCAGGCCAAAATCAAACGTGTTGGCAACTAACGGCTCGCCGAAATGTCGCAGCCAGATATGGTTGACGGCGACGCGAGCGGTCAGAGGATTCTTCGAATCTGCGATCCACTTGGCCAAGGCGAGCCGTCGTCCTGTGCTGGTCGCCGGGTACGCCTTGCCGATGGACGTATATTTCGCGTCCTTCTTTTTGGCAGCAGTTTCGGCGGTTGTGAGTTGCTTTCTGGCGGCGTCGACGGCCTTCCGGGCTTTTTCGACGACGGCCTTCTT
This DNA window, taken from Fuerstiella marisgermanici, encodes the following:
- a CDS encoding DUF1501 domain-containing protein, which gives rise to MNCILVWTRGGTSHHDTFDPKPNAPTSVKGEFGVIDTAVPGIQFTDILPNMAKELNRFAVLRSWNPQNGRAVTA
- a CDS encoding DUF1501 domain-containing protein gives rise to the protein MGATDDEGSRPVRNEYLSADIAATIYHKLGLRTDLIAHSPDGRPVRLIEGHPIAEWC
- a CDS encoding DUF1501 domain-containing protein, with translation MNSYQPTRRTFLNDLGLGIGSIAAASMLQQDAPAAVPASMRRLAPKAKSVIWLFMIGGTSHMESFDPKPALTKYAGMTVDETPFKGVLESPYLENERVVAFDPNNGFIRNELYPLQVSYRRWGESGLEISDWWPHVAQQADDLCLVRSVWTEDSNHGAQLQFHTGRHRIDGFFPTIGAWANYGLGSLNENLPEFVVMGTPVADCCGGQEAHRANYLGPQYDGVPLNLDPANPLPYAKPPKGVYQEEQIGEFDLLRKLNGITAEQYPDDDAIRARIRSYELAFRMQMAVPDIVRFDDETQETQSQYGLDQKETKPFGQQMLAARRLVERGVRFVQVYHGSNGGAGQWDAHKGLKSSHTKLCRQVDQPIGALLADLKQRGLLDETLVVWASEFGRTPGSQHANGRDHHPYGFTVWMAGGGIKGGIAHGATDEIGFHAVEDRHYVTDIHATLLHQLGLNPRELVIPGRKRLEKDFGEPIHDVIA